The genomic DNA GCACAAACGCCAAGTCCAAGAGCGGCGTGATGTTCAGCTCGTTCATCGTGCTGTGATGCGATTTGGAATATTTTTTCAGCGCCATAACACAAATACAAGTTACTTTGCGGGTATCGTGGCCAGGCTGACCTTGATGACATTGGCCGTTTGCAACACCTCCAGAACATTGACCACATGCTGGTAGGGGATGGCACTGTCACCGCGGATGATCACGCTCAAATCCCGGTCTTTGGTGCGCATGGCGACAATTTCATTGTACAACCCGGGCAAATCCATCGGTTTCATGTTCAAGAAGAGCTGTCCTGCTCTGTCCACGCTGATAAAGTTGGGCTTCTTGGGTGGGTCTTTGGGATGCGATGCGGCCTTGGGCAGGGCCAAATTCACATCTTCAATCAGCGGCGTGGTGGTAATGACAAAAATCACCAGCAACACGAAAGCGAGGTCCAACAACGGCGTGATGTTGAGTTCGCTCATCGCGTGATGATTGGACTTGGAGAACCGTTTCATGCGCGTTGGTTGAAGCGGGCGTTCAAGCTTTCACCGTAGCGGTCTTGGCCGCGTCGGGGGCCGGACCGCTGGTGGTTTCAATGGTGACATGGGTTGCCGAGGCATCCACGTAAATATTTTCGATCTGGGTCGAGTATTCCGAGGCAAAATCATCCAGTTCCTGGGTGATGTTGCGGATTTGGGTAACCATGAAGTTATAAGCAAACATGGCGGGGATGGCCACCAACAAACCGGCCACTGTGTTGATCAGCGCCCCGGACACGCCTGGCGCCATGGCGGTTAGCGTGGCCGCGTTGGCGCGCGCGATGCCGGCAAACGTTTCCATAATGCCATAGACCGTGCCCAGCAAGCCCAAGAACGGACCGCCCGCCACCGCCGTGGACAAAATGATCATGCTGCGCTCCAGGTTCATGCCCTCGAAGCTGACGGTGCGTTCCATGGATGCGCGGATGAAATCAAACGACGCCGGGCCGACTTTGGTCCGGCCGCCGGATTCAACCGGATGGCGCTTCAGATGGTACTCCAACTCCTCCGTGGCCGTTATATACACCTCATACGCTGGCGCGCCGTCAAACGTTTGTTTTTGCTGAAGAATATCCAGCGGATTGCGCGAGGCGCGGAAGGCGGTAAAAAACTGGCGGCTCATGCGCTTGGCCTTCAGCAACTGCCGGAACTTGGTGATCATCACCGTCCAACTGATGAGCGACAAGATCACCAGCAGTGACATGGTGATTTTGCCTTCCGGCGTCAGGTTTTTGAACGCGGTTTCCAGCGCCGATTGGTACTTGACAGCTTCAGGCGCAGCCTGAGCCAGAACAGGGATGATTTGTGCCAGGATCATAATAATGTAGGTATTGTATGCTTTATTTGTTTGGTAAAATTACGGTGACGCGACCGACGGTGCGCGTGAGCTGAATGGTTTTCTTTTTCTTTTTCTCAGGATCTTCCTCTACGTCCCGTTTGACCACCATCGCCGGCTTGTCGGCTTCGGTGGTCGTCTGGTGGGCGGGAGCGGCGGAGGCCACCCCAGTAAAACCGCCACCCACCGAGGCCCCACTCGAGTCGCCCGAAGTCGTCGCGCCACCCGTGGCAGCCACCACCGTTGCGCTGACGGACACGCCGGAAACATCGCTGCCCTTGCCCGAGACAATGGTACCGCTGACGGCCTCCCCGGCGGAGACGCTGACTTTGCCACCACCCAGGGCGGTGACGCTGACATTCTGGCTAGCCTCGATGGCGACATTTTGATTTGCCACCACAAGCCCCTGAATGCTGCCGCCAGCCTTGAGTTTGACATTCGCGCCCAGAATGCCGGATTGATTGGCATAAATGCTGCCGCCGGCATCCAGTTCCAACGTGCTACTGGAAGAATCCACCTTATTAAAGGCGAGTTGGATCATACCGCCCGCGTTGGCGATGATATCTTTAGCCGCCTTCACGTAAATATTACCAACCAGGGCATCAGAATTCTTGGTGGTTAGCGTCACCACGCCGCTGCCGAAAAACCGATCCGTAACCGGTTCAACCAACCGGGTTACCGGGTTATATTGCAGCGTGTTAATGGAGAAGAACCCTTTGCCACCATTGCCGGCATCCACTTTACCTTGGCGTGAAATAATGCTCACGTCACCGCCATCATAGGTGGCAATGCGCG from Verrucomicrobiota bacterium includes the following:
- a CDS encoding biopolymer transporter ExbD, with protein sequence MKRFSKSNHHAMSELNITPLLDLAFVLLVIFVITTTPLIEDVNLALPKAASHPKDPPKKPNFISVDRAGQLFLNMKPMDLPGLYNEIVAMRTKDRDLSVIIRGDSAIPYQHVVNVLEVLQTANVIKVSLATIPAK
- a CDS encoding MotA/TolQ/ExbB proton channel family protein: MILAQIIPVLAQAAPEAVKYQSALETAFKNLTPEGKITMSLLVILSLISWTVMITKFRQLLKAKRMSRQFFTAFRASRNPLDILQQKQTFDGAPAYEVYITATEELEYHLKRHPVESGGRTKVGPASFDFIRASMERTVSFEGMNLERSMIILSTAVAGGPFLGLLGTVYGIMETFAGIARANAATLTAMAPGVSGALINTVAGLLVAIPAMFAYNFMVTQIRNITQELDDFASEYSTQIENIYVDASATHVTIETTSGPAPDAAKTATVKA